The proteins below come from a single Micromonospora citrea genomic window:
- the pyk gene encoding pyruvate kinase: MGVTRRAKIVCTLGPATSSPERIRGLVEAGMNVARLNFSHGSHADHEAVYRLVREAAEAAGRPVAVLADLQGPKIRLGRFADGPHEWRTGDSVVITGDDVLGTKDRVSCTYRKLPQEVKPGDRLLIDDGRVAVEVTDVTGNDIRCLVTEGGPVSNNKGVSLPNVAVSVPALSEKDAEDLRFALGLGVDLIALSFVRSADDIKLVHAIMAEVGVHRPVLAKVEKPEAVDCLEQIVLAFDGVMVARGDLGVELPLDQVPLVQKRAVQLCRENAKPVIVATQMLDSMIENSRPTRAEASDVANAVLDGADAVMLSGETSVGKYPVLTVSTMAKIVTTTESGSIGVPRLQHDPRTHGGALTVAASSIARAIGAKAMVAFSQTGDTVRRLSRLHCDLPLLAFTPVPEVRNQLALSWGVETFLMPFVEHTDEMFRQVDQAMLGLNRADPGDYVVIVAGSPPGTPGSTNTLRVHQLGSLVDAASARALQ, encoded by the coding sequence ATGGGCGTGACACGCCGCGCGAAGATCGTCTGCACTCTTGGTCCTGCCACCTCGTCGCCGGAGCGCATCCGAGGGCTCGTCGAGGCCGGCATGAACGTGGCCAGACTCAACTTCAGCCACGGCAGCCACGCCGACCACGAGGCGGTCTACCGGCTGGTCCGCGAGGCCGCCGAGGCGGCCGGCCGCCCGGTGGCCGTCCTCGCCGACCTCCAGGGCCCGAAGATCCGGCTCGGTCGCTTCGCCGACGGCCCGCACGAGTGGCGCACCGGCGACTCGGTCGTCATCACCGGCGACGACGTCCTCGGCACGAAGGACCGGGTCTCCTGCACCTACCGGAAGCTTCCGCAGGAGGTCAAGCCCGGCGACCGGCTGCTGATCGACGACGGGCGGGTCGCCGTCGAGGTCACCGACGTCACCGGCAACGACATCCGCTGCCTGGTCACCGAGGGCGGCCCGGTCTCCAACAACAAGGGCGTCTCGCTGCCCAACGTGGCGGTCAGCGTGCCCGCGCTGTCCGAGAAGGACGCGGAGGACCTGCGCTTCGCCCTCGGCCTCGGCGTCGACCTGATCGCGCTCTCCTTCGTCCGCTCCGCCGACGACATCAAGCTGGTGCACGCCATCATGGCCGAGGTCGGGGTGCACCGACCGGTGCTGGCCAAGGTGGAGAAGCCCGAGGCCGTCGACTGCCTGGAGCAGATCGTGCTGGCCTTCGACGGCGTCATGGTCGCCCGCGGCGACCTCGGCGTGGAGCTGCCGCTCGACCAGGTCCCGCTGGTGCAGAAGCGTGCCGTGCAGCTCTGCCGGGAGAACGCCAAGCCGGTCATCGTGGCCACCCAGATGCTCGACTCGATGATCGAGAATTCCCGCCCGACCCGCGCCGAGGCCTCCGACGTGGCCAACGCCGTGCTCGACGGCGCGGACGCGGTCATGCTCTCCGGCGAGACCAGCGTCGGCAAGTACCCGGTGCTCACCGTCAGCACCATGGCGAAGATCGTAACCACCACCGAGTCCGGCTCGATCGGGGTGCCGCGCCTGCAGCACGACCCGCGTACGCACGGCGGCGCGCTGACCGTGGCGGCCTCCTCGATCGCCCGGGCCATCGGCGCGAAGGCCATGGTCGCCTTCTCGCAGACCGGCGACACCGTGCGGCGGCTGTCCCGGCTGCACTGCGACCTGCCGCTGCTCGCCTTCACCCCGGTGCCCGAGGTGCGTAACCAGCTCGCCCTCTCCTGGGGCGTGGAGACCTTCCTGATGCCGTTCGTCGAGCACACCGACGAGATGTTCCGCCAGGTCGACCAGGCGATGCTCGGGCTCAACCGGGCCGACCCCGGCGACTACGTGGTGATCGTCGCCGGCAGCCCGCCCGGCACCCCCGGCTCGACGAACACGCTGCGCGTACACCAGCTCGGGTCGCTCGTCGACGCCGCGTCCGCGCGGGCGTTGCAGTGA
- a CDS encoding acyl-CoA thioesterase, translating to MSGREVAVGQAAVDQLLEVLDLEHTGEMSFRGMSPPVGPQRVYGGQVAGQALVAAGRTVDPTRFVHSLHGYFVRAGDPSEPIAYEVENVRDGRSFSVRRSVALQHGKPIFFMSASFHRPEEGLDHHAPTPPDVPGPDAVPTMTDRLSRYPERLGIWAQIPRPIDVRYVGEPGWVRPGDRPADPHQRVWMRIDGKLPDDPLLHACALTYASDLTLLDSVLSVHGEVWGPGGVVGASLDHALWFHRPFRADEWFLYDCWSPSASGARGLATGRLFTTDGRHIASAVQEGLLRRVGE from the coding sequence GTGAGCGGCCGGGAGGTCGCGGTCGGCCAGGCCGCGGTCGACCAGCTGCTCGAGGTGCTCGACCTGGAGCACACCGGCGAGATGAGTTTCCGGGGGATGAGCCCGCCGGTCGGCCCCCAGCGGGTGTACGGCGGGCAGGTCGCCGGCCAGGCGCTGGTGGCCGCCGGCCGGACCGTCGACCCGACGCGCTTCGTGCACTCCCTGCACGGCTACTTCGTGCGCGCCGGCGACCCCAGCGAGCCGATCGCCTACGAGGTGGAGAACGTCCGCGACGGCCGCTCCTTCTCGGTGCGCCGGTCGGTGGCGCTCCAGCACGGCAAGCCGATCTTCTTCATGTCGGCGTCGTTCCACCGCCCCGAGGAGGGCCTGGACCACCACGCGCCGACCCCGCCGGACGTGCCGGGGCCCGACGCGGTGCCGACGATGACCGACCGGCTCTCCCGCTACCCGGAGCGGCTCGGCATCTGGGCCCAGATCCCGCGCCCGATCGACGTCCGCTACGTCGGCGAGCCCGGCTGGGTACGCCCCGGCGACCGCCCCGCCGACCCGCACCAGCGGGTCTGGATGCGCATCGACGGCAAGCTGCCCGACGACCCGCTGCTGCACGCCTGCGCGCTGACCTACGCCTCCGACCTGACGCTGCTCGACTCGGTGCTGTCGGTGCACGGCGAGGTGTGGGGTCCGGGCGGCGTGGTGGGGGCCAGCCTCGACCACGCGCTGTGGTTCCACCGGCCGTTCCGCGCCGACGAGTGGTTCCTCTACGACTGCTGGAGCCCGTCCGCCTCCGGTGCCCGGGGGCTCGCCACCGGCCGCCTGTTCACCACCGACGGCCGGCACATCGCCAGCGCCGTGCAGGAGGGGCTGCTGCGCCGCGTCGGGGAGTGA
- a CDS encoding RrF2 family transcriptional regulator, producing MRLSARVDYALRAVAELASVTGGAGAGRGRPVTAEQIARAQEIPPKFLESILLQLRRGGIVHAQRGPEGGYWLARPGGEISLAEVIRVIDGPLAHVRGQRPEELGYHGAARALQEVWIALRASERQILELVTVADVAAGTLPERVTELSADPRAWT from the coding sequence ATGCGTCTCTCCGCCCGGGTCGACTACGCCCTCCGCGCGGTTGCCGAGCTCGCCTCGGTGACCGGCGGCGCCGGGGCCGGGCGAGGTCGGCCGGTGACCGCCGAGCAGATCGCCCGCGCCCAGGAGATCCCGCCGAAGTTCCTGGAGAGCATCCTGCTGCAACTGCGCCGGGGCGGCATCGTGCACGCCCAGCGTGGCCCCGAGGGCGGCTACTGGCTGGCCCGGCCGGGCGGCGAGATCTCGCTGGCCGAGGTGATCCGGGTGATCGACGGCCCGCTCGCCCACGTACGCGGGCAGCGGCCCGAGGAACTCGGCTACCACGGCGCCGCCCGCGCCCTCCAGGAGGTCTGGATCGCCCTGCGGGCCAGCGAACGCCAGATCCTGGAACTGGTCACCGTCGCCGACGTGGCCGCCGGCACGCTGCCCGAGCGGGTCACGGAACTGTCCGCCGACCCGCGCGCCTGGACCTGA
- a CDS encoding TSUP family transporter, protein MRKLLVLALVGLAAQLVDGALGMAYGLTSSTLLLFVGVAPAAASASVHLAEIGTTLAAGVAHWRFGNVDWRVVARIAVPGAAGAFAGATFLSAISTESAAPWMAGILFTLGAYLLVRFTRPLRTDRRAGRLRGRHLGPLGLVAGFVDATGGGGWGPVATPALLVSGRMEPRKVIGSVDTAEFVVAGAASIGFLIGLGSEGFLLPMVAALLVGGLIAAPVAAWLVRIVPAQLLGAAIGGVIVLTNARTLMRAADLDGPARPTVYAVLAAAWVVALVLAVRVLRRARRQRTVAATALADHAPAGAAPQRTPGAPPAPRFEHAPAPR, encoded by the coding sequence GTGCGCAAGCTGCTGGTCCTCGCGCTGGTCGGGCTCGCCGCGCAACTCGTCGACGGCGCGCTCGGCATGGCGTACGGGCTCACCTCCTCCACGCTGCTGCTGTTCGTCGGCGTCGCCCCGGCCGCCGCGTCGGCCTCGGTGCACCTGGCCGAGATCGGCACGACGCTCGCCGCCGGGGTCGCGCACTGGCGGTTCGGCAACGTCGACTGGCGAGTGGTCGCCCGCATCGCCGTCCCCGGGGCGGCGGGTGCCTTCGCCGGCGCGACCTTCCTCAGCGCGATCTCCACGGAGTCGGCCGCGCCGTGGATGGCCGGCATCCTGTTCACCCTCGGCGCGTACCTGCTGGTGCGGTTCACCCGACCGCTGCGCACGGACCGGCGCGCCGGCCGGCTGCGCGGCCGTCACCTCGGCCCGCTCGGCCTGGTCGCCGGCTTCGTCGACGCCACCGGCGGCGGCGGATGGGGGCCGGTCGCCACGCCGGCGCTGCTGGTCAGCGGCCGGATGGAGCCCCGCAAGGTGATCGGTTCGGTGGACACGGCGGAGTTCGTGGTCGCCGGCGCCGCCAGCATCGGTTTCCTCATCGGCCTCGGCTCGGAGGGCTTCCTGCTGCCGATGGTGGCCGCGCTGCTCGTCGGCGGCCTGATCGCCGCGCCGGTCGCCGCCTGGCTCGTCCGGATCGTCCCCGCCCAGTTGCTCGGCGCGGCGATCGGCGGCGTGATCGTGCTGACCAACGCCCGCACCCTGATGCGCGCCGCCGATCTCGACGGTCCGGCCCGGCCCACGGTCTACGCGGTGCTGGCCGCCGCCTGGGTCGTCGCCCTGGTGCTGGCCGTCCGGGTGCTGCGGCGCGCCCGCCGGCAGCGGACCGTCGCCGCGACCGCCCTCGCGGACCACGCCCCGGCGGGCGCCGCACCGCAGCGGACGCCGGGTGCCCCGCCGGCACCGAGGTTCGAGCACGCCCCGGCGCCCCGGTAG
- a CDS encoding GbsR/MarR family transcriptional regulator — translation MPGGRLSQQERQQIALGLADGLAYAEIARRLDRPTSTITREVMRNGGPTAYRADLAHRATERRARRHRKAAAPGTPQASAPAYGRDSAVVREYEEAFTTLLMQQGLPKMMARVLTCLYTTDEGSLTAAELVQRLQVSPASVSKAIALLESLGLVRRDRDEGRRERYVVDDDVWYQSMISNARSLAQLAETARDGIDVLGPHTPAAARLENIARFVDFIGENITRAAEQARDVLYTRPPAAPDPAAPRSQT, via the coding sequence GTGCCGGGAGGCAGGCTCAGCCAGCAGGAACGCCAGCAGATCGCGCTGGGGCTCGCCGACGGGCTCGCGTACGCGGAGATCGCCAGACGTCTCGACCGTCCCACCTCGACGATCACGCGTGAGGTGATGCGCAACGGCGGCCCCACCGCCTACCGCGCCGACCTGGCCCACCGCGCCACCGAACGCCGCGCCCGGCGACACCGCAAGGCCGCCGCCCCGGGGACGCCGCAGGCGTCCGCACCGGCCTACGGGCGCGACAGCGCGGTCGTACGCGAGTACGAGGAGGCCTTCACCACCCTCCTGATGCAGCAGGGCCTGCCCAAGATGATGGCCCGGGTGCTGACCTGCCTCTACACCACCGACGAGGGCAGCCTCACCGCGGCCGAACTCGTCCAGCGCCTCCAGGTCAGCCCGGCGTCCGTCTCGAAGGCGATCGCCCTCCTCGAAAGCCTGGGCCTCGTCCGCCGGGACCGCGACGAAGGCCGCCGCGAGCGCTACGTCGTGGACGACGACGTCTGGTACCAGTCGATGATCAGCAACGCCCGGTCCCTCGCCCAGCTCGCCGAGACCGCGCGCGACGGCATCGACGTCCTCGGACCCCACACCCCCGCCGCCGCCCGCCTGGAGAACATCGCCCGCTTCGTCGACTTCATCGGCGAGAACATCACCCGCGCCGCGGAGCAGGCCCGCGACGTCCTCTACACGAGGCCCCCGGCGGCCCCGGACCCCGCCGCGCCACGCTCGCAGACGTGA
- a CDS encoding pyridoxal-dependent decarboxylase, with translation MAEHMTPDEFRRAGHAVVDWIADYWATVGQRPVTSQDPPGAVAARLPAGPPEHGEPVEAVLADLDALVVPGLTHWQHPGFFGYFPANTSGPSVLGDLVSSGLGVQGMLWATGPACTELETVMLDWLAELLDLPKRFRSGSGGGGVIQDSASSATLVATLVALHRAGGGRWREVGVDRRHRAYASTQGHSSIEKAARIAGLGADGVRPVEVDPETQAMSPAALRAAIEADVAAGVVPAIVVATVGTTSTTAVDPLPEIGAICAEYGIFLHVDAAYAGAAAVCPELRFGHAGLEYADSYCFDPHKWLLTGFDCDAFWVADSAELIEALSVLPEYLRNAATESGAVIDYRDWQVPLGRRFRALKLWFVLRWYGVAGLRSHIRSGVALAARFAERVGGDDRFALVGAHPYSLVCFRLRADDEVNAELLARVNATGRVHLTHTRVDGRYTLRLAVGSPQTTEAHVDEAWSLLGDAADALLPR, from the coding sequence GTGGCTGAGCACATGACCCCGGACGAGTTCCGCCGCGCCGGGCACGCCGTGGTGGACTGGATCGCCGACTACTGGGCGACGGTGGGGCAACGCCCCGTGACGTCGCAGGATCCGCCCGGCGCGGTGGCCGCCCGGCTGCCCGCCGGCCCGCCGGAGCACGGTGAGCCGGTGGAGGCGGTCCTCGCCGACCTGGACGCCCTCGTCGTCCCCGGGCTGACGCACTGGCAGCATCCCGGGTTCTTCGGCTACTTCCCCGCGAACACCTCCGGCCCGAGCGTGCTGGGCGACCTGGTCAGTTCGGGGCTGGGGGTGCAGGGCATGCTCTGGGCCACCGGTCCGGCGTGCACCGAGCTGGAGACCGTGATGCTGGACTGGCTCGCCGAGCTGCTGGACCTGCCGAAGCGGTTCCGCTCCGGCTCGGGCGGCGGCGGGGTGATCCAGGACTCGGCGTCGTCGGCGACGCTGGTGGCGACCCTGGTCGCGTTGCACCGCGCCGGCGGCGGCCGGTGGCGGGAGGTCGGCGTCGACCGCCGTCACCGCGCCTACGCGTCCACCCAGGGGCACTCGTCGATCGAGAAAGCCGCGCGGATCGCCGGGCTGGGCGCCGACGGCGTACGCCCGGTCGAGGTCGACCCGGAGACGCAGGCGATGTCCCCGGCGGCGCTGCGCGCGGCGATCGAGGCGGACGTGGCGGCCGGTGTGGTGCCGGCGATCGTGGTGGCGACCGTCGGCACCACGTCCACGACCGCCGTCGACCCGCTGCCGGAGATCGGCGCGATCTGCGCCGAGTACGGGATCTTCCTGCACGTCGACGCCGCGTACGCGGGGGCGGCTGCGGTCTGCCCGGAGCTGCGGTTCGGGCACGCCGGCCTGGAGTACGCCGACTCGTACTGCTTCGACCCGCACAAGTGGCTGCTGACCGGCTTCGACTGCGACGCGTTCTGGGTGGCCGACTCGGCGGAGCTGATCGAGGCGCTGAGCGTGCTGCCCGAGTACCTGCGCAACGCCGCCACCGAGTCGGGCGCGGTGATCGACTACCGGGACTGGCAGGTGCCGCTGGGGCGCCGGTTCCGGGCGTTGAAGCTCTGGTTCGTGCTGCGCTGGTACGGCGTCGCGGGGCTGCGGTCGCACATCCGGTCCGGGGTGGCGCTGGCCGCCCGGTTCGCCGAGCGGGTCGGCGGCGACGACCGGTTCGCGCTGGTGGGGGCGCACCCGTACTCGCTGGTCTGCTTCCGCTTGCGCGCCGACGACGAGGTCAACGCGGAGCTGCTGGCCCGGGTCAACGCCACGGGCCGGGTGCATCTGACGCACACCCGGGTCGACGGCCGCTACACGCTGCGCCTGGCCGTCGGCTCCCCGCAGACCACCGAGGCCCACGTCGACGAGGCGTGGTCCCTGCTCGGCGACGCCGCGGACGCCCTGCTCCCCCGCTGA
- a CDS encoding cellulose binding domain-containing protein: MPVTPHRVALLAAGAAAALVAGALPTLTAAAAATACRVDYRITSQWPGGFGADVTVTNLGDPLTGWTLTWSYAAGQRVGQAWNAVVTQSGAQVTARNVDHNGAIGTGGAAAFGFTGSWDGTANPVPAGFALDGTACTGAPPTSTPPTSTPPTTPPPTTPPPGAKQMEDLDRGLVSVRSGTGNLVSWRLLGTETSGVAFHLYRDGTRITGAPITGATAWLDAGAAAGASYTVRAVVGGAEQAPSAPALQLPAGHLDVPLQVPAGGVTPSGESYTYSANDASVGDLDGDGDYEFVVKWEPSNARDNSQSGYTGNVYVDAYTLTGARLWRVDLGRNIRAGAHYTQFQVYDYDGDGRAEVAMKTADGTRTGTGQVIGSATADHRNSGGYVLTGPEYLTMFDGRTGAALSTVAYDPPRGTVSSWGDSYGNRVDRFLAATAYLDGRRPSLVMARGYYTRAVIAAWDFRDGTLRKRWTFDSNASGNGAASGQGNHNLSVADVDADGRQEIVYGSATVDDDGRLMYATGYGHGDALHVGDLVPQRAGLEVFTIHESGSQPAADLHDARTGQVVWQRPNNGGAEGPGRGVAADVHAGSPGAEFWGAGTHMGDLYGATGAVVGRRPSSANFLVWWDGDPVRELLDGTRIDKYGTGGDTRLLTGSGVASNNGTKSTPALSADLFGDWREEVVWRTSDSRALRIHSTPTPTGTRIHTLMHDPQYRVAVAWQNTAYNQPPHPGFFLGDGMGAPPTPNIYLR; encoded by the coding sequence ATGCCCGTCACCCCCCACCGCGTCGCGCTCCTCGCCGCGGGCGCCGCGGCCGCTCTCGTCGCCGGCGCACTCCCGACCCTGACCGCCGCGGCCGCCGCCACCGCCTGCCGGGTCGACTACCGGATCACCAGCCAGTGGCCCGGCGGTTTCGGCGCCGACGTCACCGTGACCAATCTCGGCGACCCGCTCACCGGCTGGACCCTGACGTGGTCCTACGCCGCCGGCCAGCGGGTCGGCCAGGCGTGGAACGCCGTCGTGACCCAGTCCGGGGCGCAGGTCACCGCCCGCAACGTCGACCACAACGGTGCGATCGGCACCGGCGGCGCCGCCGCCTTCGGCTTCACCGGCTCGTGGGACGGCACGGCCAACCCCGTTCCGGCGGGCTTCGCCCTCGACGGTACGGCCTGCACCGGCGCGCCACCCACCAGCACGCCACCCACCAGCACGCCACCGACGACTCCGCCCCCGACGACCCCACCGCCTGGTGCCAAGCAGATGGAGGATCTCGACCGGGGCCTGGTCAGCGTCCGGTCCGGCACCGGCAACCTGGTCTCCTGGCGGCTGCTCGGCACCGAGACCTCCGGGGTGGCGTTCCACCTCTACCGCGACGGCACCCGGATCACCGGCGCGCCGATCACGGGCGCCACCGCCTGGCTCGACGCCGGCGCGGCGGCCGGGGCGTCCTACACCGTGCGGGCCGTGGTAGGCGGGGCGGAACAGGCCCCCTCCGCGCCCGCGCTTCAGCTTCCCGCCGGCCACCTCGACGTGCCGTTGCAGGTGCCGGCCGGCGGGGTCACCCCGAGCGGGGAGAGCTACACCTACTCCGCCAACGACGCCAGCGTCGGCGACCTCGACGGCGACGGCGACTACGAGTTCGTGGTCAAATGGGAGCCGTCGAACGCCAGGGACAACTCCCAGTCCGGCTACACCGGCAACGTGTACGTCGACGCGTACACCCTGACCGGCGCCCGGCTGTGGCGCGTCGACCTGGGCCGAAACATCCGTGCCGGCGCCCACTACACCCAGTTCCAGGTGTACGACTACGACGGCGACGGCCGCGCCGAGGTGGCCATGAAGACCGCCGACGGCACCCGCACCGGCACCGGCCAGGTCATCGGCTCCGCGACGGCGGACCACCGCAACTCCGGCGGCTACGTCCTGACCGGCCCCGAGTACCTCACGATGTTCGACGGGCGCACCGGCGCGGCGCTCTCCACCGTCGCCTACGACCCGCCGCGCGGCACGGTCTCCTCCTGGGGCGACAGCTACGGCAACCGGGTCGACCGCTTCCTCGCCGCCACCGCCTACCTCGACGGGCGGCGCCCGTCGCTGGTGATGGCCCGGGGCTACTACACCCGCGCGGTCATCGCCGCCTGGGACTTCCGCGACGGCACCCTGCGCAAGCGGTGGACCTTCGACTCGAACGCCTCGGGCAACGGCGCCGCCTCCGGTCAGGGCAACCACAACCTCTCCGTCGCCGACGTCGACGCCGACGGGCGGCAGGAGATCGTGTACGGCTCCGCCACCGTCGACGACGACGGTCGCCTGATGTACGCCACCGGCTACGGTCACGGCGACGCCCTGCACGTCGGCGACCTCGTCCCGCAGCGCGCCGGGCTGGAGGTCTTCACCATCCACGAGTCCGGCAGCCAGCCCGCGGCCGACCTGCACGACGCCCGCACCGGCCAGGTCGTCTGGCAGCGGCCGAACAACGGGGGAGCCGAGGGGCCCGGCCGGGGCGTCGCCGCCGACGTCCACGCCGGCAGCCCCGGCGCCGAGTTCTGGGGCGCCGGCACCCACATGGGCGACCTCTACGGCGCGACCGGAGCCGTCGTCGGCCGCCGGCCGTCCTCGGCGAACTTCCTCGTCTGGTGGGACGGCGACCCCGTCCGGGAGCTGCTCGACGGCACCCGGATCGACAAGTACGGAACGGGCGGCGACACCCGCCTGCTGACCGGCAGCGGGGTGGCGTCGAACAACGGCACCAAGTCCACCCCGGCGCTCTCCGCCGACCTGTTCGGCGACTGGCGGGAGGAGGTCGTCTGGCGCACCAGCGACAGTCGCGCCCTGCGGATCCACAGCACGCCCACACCCACGGGCACCCGGATCCACACGCTGATGCACGACCCGCAGTACCGGGTCGCGGTCGCCTGGCAGAACACCGCCTACAACCAGCCCCCGCACCCGGGCTTCTTCCTCGGCGACGGGATGGGCGCGCCGCCGACGCCGAACATCTACCTGCGCTGA
- a CDS encoding LLM class flavin-dependent oxidoreductase, which yields MIDVPLSVLDLAPVAAGATAGEALRHTTELARRTEELGYHRFWVAEHHNMPGIASSAPAVLLAHLAAHTSTIRLGSGGVMLPNHAPLVVAEQFGTLDALHPGRIDLGIGRAPGTDQVTALALRRTMEGLSAEGFPRELAELMNHFTGERPGPITATPGRGQQPAVWLLGSSGFSAQLAGMLGLPFSFAHHFSSQHTLPALALYRQSFRPSRWLAEPYAMVAVNAVCADSDERAEWLAGPSALSLLRLRSGRPGPLASPDEAAAYPFTEVEREFVRQRREGQAMGSPETVRRQLGELLARTGADELMLTTLVYDVADRVRSYELIATKVAGGLRRDG from the coding sequence GTGATCGACGTACCGCTGTCTGTTCTTGACCTCGCCCCGGTCGCGGCCGGCGCCACGGCCGGTGAGGCCCTGCGGCACACCACCGAGCTGGCCCGGCGTACGGAGGAGCTGGGATACCACCGGTTCTGGGTGGCCGAGCACCACAACATGCCGGGGATCGCGAGTTCCGCCCCGGCGGTGCTGCTGGCGCACCTGGCCGCGCACACCTCGACGATCCGGCTGGGCTCGGGCGGAGTGATGCTGCCCAACCACGCGCCGCTGGTGGTGGCCGAGCAGTTCGGCACGCTCGACGCGTTGCATCCGGGCCGGATCGACCTGGGCATCGGGCGTGCCCCGGGCACCGACCAGGTGACCGCGCTGGCGCTGCGCCGGACGATGGAGGGGCTGTCGGCGGAGGGTTTCCCCCGGGAGCTGGCGGAACTGATGAACCACTTCACCGGCGAGCGGCCCGGGCCGATCACCGCCACTCCCGGTCGCGGCCAGCAGCCGGCGGTCTGGCTGCTCGGCTCCAGCGGGTTCAGCGCCCAGCTCGCCGGGATGCTGGGGTTGCCGTTCTCGTTCGCGCACCACTTCAGTTCGCAGCACACGCTGCCCGCGCTGGCGCTGTACCGGCAGAGCTTCCGGCCGTCGCGGTGGCTCGCCGAGCCGTACGCGATGGTGGCGGTCAACGCGGTCTGCGCGGACAGCGACGAGCGGGCGGAGTGGCTGGCGGGGCCGAGCGCGCTGTCGCTGCTGCGGCTGCGCTCGGGTCGTCCGGGGCCGCTGGCGTCGCCGGACGAGGCGGCGGCGTACCCCTTCACGGAGGTCGAGCGGGAGTTCGTGCGGCAGCGCCGGGAGGGGCAGGCGATGGGGTCGCCGGAGACGGTACGGCGGCAGCTCGGTGAGCTGTTGGCGCGTACCGGGGCGGACGAGCTGATGCTGACCACGCTGGTGTACGACGTGGCCGACCGGGTGCGGTCGTACGAGCTGATCGCGACCAAGGTGGCCGGTGGCCTGCGCCGGGACGGCTGA
- a CDS encoding Lrp/AsnC family transcriptional regulator, with translation MPLATNDVRRFAALDDTDRAILSELAADGRLPNNALAERVGVAPSTCLTRTRALRESGAIRGFHAEVDPAAMGLPLQALVSVRLTAHERAVVDAFRARSVRFPGVVSVFHVAGAEDYVLHVRAASADALRDFVLDHLAVDPAVQHTQTSLIFEQARGQG, from the coding sequence ATGCCCCTTGCGACGAATGATGTGCGGCGGTTCGCGGCCCTCGACGACACCGACCGCGCGATCCTGTCGGAGTTGGCCGCCGACGGGCGGCTGCCGAACAACGCCCTGGCCGAGCGGGTCGGGGTCGCCCCGTCGACGTGCCTGACCCGCACCCGGGCGCTGCGGGAGAGCGGCGCGATCCGGGGGTTCCACGCGGAGGTGGATCCGGCCGCGATGGGGCTGCCGTTGCAGGCGCTCGTGTCGGTGCGGCTGACCGCGCACGAGCGGGCGGTGGTGGACGCGTTCCGGGCGCGGTCGGTGCGGTTTCCGGGAGTGGTGTCGGTGTTCCACGTGGCGGGCGCGGAGGACTACGTGCTGCATGTGCGGGCCGCGTCGGCGGACGCCCTGCGCGACTTCGTGCTGGACCATCTGGCGGTGGATCCGGCGGTGCAGCACACCCAGACGAGCCTGATCTTCGAGCAGGCCAGGGGCCAGGGCTGA